CGCCCGCCGTGGCCTGGTCAGTTGCCCCTTATCATCACACTCAGGCTGTTGCCTCTCTTTTAGTCTAGTCGGAGGGAAGAGAGGTATTTCTGGCTCATGTCTATTTACATGGGGGAGGGAACTAATTCCTCTTGAAAGTTCTAGGAAGTTTAAACATCCCACGTTTAAAATGCCAAGAGAGCTGCTGACTTGCTTCCCTCGTGCCCCGCCTGCCCCTAGCAGGTGTCTCCACGtgcatccctggccctggccactgGGGGTCCCTCTAGGACTGCTACCCAGATGTTtctgcccttcccttccccaagAGGCAGCACAGAACCAATGATGGGGCTTCCGGCTGGTTCTGGGATCCCTGTGCTTCCTGGAGGTGCATCAGGGGAAAATGGGGTCAAGGCAAGGCCCAAAGCCCAGGCCCACCCAAACTCACCAGGATGCTGGGATCCTAGTGCGACTCCGTCTGCTGCCTGTAAGGGGCCCACCCAGGAGGTGCAGCTGACAAGCCTCGGAGCAGGGAAGGCACGTCTGATCCCTCAGGCCTCGACCCTGAGAGCTCTCCAGATGCATGTCACGTTCTCGCCTTGGACCGCTCGGCTTGGTCAAGTCCTAgtcactgtgttttgttttttttgaaaagGTGGGAAATGTATGAAACTCTAGCCCACATTCTGATCTCAGGAAGAACCAGCTGAGCCCCTAGTTAGTGGCAGTAGCTGAAACTGACGGGAGGAGGCCCCAGTGTTGCTTGAGGCCTGGGTTCCGGAACTTCAGGCCCCCACTCGCCACTGTCACGATTTCTGCTGCTTCCTTGCCGTATCATTAATCGTTACTTAACCCAACTCGGGCCTAACATCGGCTTTTCCCctaagggaaaaaataattagtaaaagTCACGGCTTTGGTGAGCTACTGACATATTTAATAcgtgaaaataaatacatgatcattaaaataaaaagtccacCCGCATATCACCCAGACACCGTGCCAGGGAAAACTCTGAGGCCTCCAGACTCGGCTGGACACTCATCCTAAGCAGGAAGTTTTGCTTGAAGGgaggtttggggggcgggggaagaaccCTCCAGATTGGCGACCACACCATTTATTCATACTTGGCGGCAAGACAATGTGTGGGAGTGATGGGGGGCATCCCTGGGTTGGCACTGACACAGCATGTGGCTGCGACGGGACTAGGACAGGCGTCTCAAGGGGTGGCCCTCAAGTCCACGTTGTGGGGGCAGCAGGGAACCAGAGGTTGTCAGGACAGAGGGCGTCCCTGACCACCCTCGCCGTGCCTGCCGCCCTGAGTGCCTCGCCAACGCCTGGGGGTCTCCCCAGAAGCCCCCCACCTGTGTCATCCTCTGAAACTCCTCCCCTTGCTGTGACCCCAAGGGCAAACCTGATGAAAGGACCGGGAAACTCACTTCCAAGGGGGCTTTGGTCTCGGGGTGGCACCCCCTCGCTGGGACGTCGCTGGCACTGAAGCGCTGACTGACCGAGCCCTGGGAGTCACCAGCGGGCTCCGGAAGGTCACCCCcgatggggaaggcctgggatcCCGAGGCCCACGCGTGTGGGGACCACCGGTGGGTGGGCGGCCAGTGCCGGGGACACTCAGGTGGGTGAGGGAATGGGCACGCTCCCGCCTCAGAGAGCGTGGAGAGTCTAATGGACCCTTGGACACCTTCTCAGCTTCGGACTTCTCCCTGAGCTCTGTCTTCGTGGGAGCGGATGGGTGAATGGTGTGCTCTGGGGtctccctggggtggggcgggtggcccctcggggtggctgggggtgTCCAGAAGAGCGTGTGGAGTTTTGAAGTACCCCCCTTCACCATCCACGGGGCCTCCCAGCAGGTGCCCACAGGTCGGGAGCCAAATAGTGACTCATCACAGTAAGAAGGAGTGTGGCTGATCAGTCTGGCAAAGGGAAGAGAAATGAAGTGAGCGAACAAACCCTACAACCttaacacccacccaccccactccacccccgccAGGCACCTGTAGCAGTAGAGAGGGTTGCCAGTAGATCCCAGAAGTCCCTgtctcccagcctggcacccAGTGAGGCCACAGCCCCTTCATGTACCACTACCTCCATCTCTGCTATTTTGCCCCTACCTAGCATCCAGTCCCCCTATTCCTTAGCATGTGCCCCAGgcctggtcaatttgcatattttactcCTCTGACCACACTGATTGGCTTAGGAATGGCCATCTGATCCATTCTGTCCAATCAGAGTCTGCCTTAGGAACTTTGCTGAAACTACTAGGAAAGATGTTTTTCTGCCTCCTGACCTTGAAAAGCTGGCGGATATAAGGGCAAAGCAGCTGGTGGCATCTCACCTGTAATGTGTGAGGGAAAGCTGCACTAAGATGAAGACAGAATCCCAACGATAGTTTGAGCCCCGGTTATATAAGGCCCAAATTCCCTTTTTCTGCTGGAGCCAGTTGTGAtaagttttctgtcacttgcaactaAGAGCCCTAATTAATATAATGTTAGTCTTTATAaccttcactttttcttttaccCTCGACTTTTCCTTTTTCCCAGTAGCCTCATCAGCTAAATCCTTTGTAGTCCCTTGGCCCTTCCGATTTGAATGTTTGAGTATTTACTGATGGGTTTTTGTTGtggttagtttttttttgttaatcctcaccagaggacattttttccattgaagagagagggaaagacagagagaaagatcgatgtgagagaaacacaccgattggttgcctcctgcacatgcctcgagggcccaggccggggaggagcctgcaaccaaggtacatgcccttgacctgaattgaacccgggacctttcggtctgcagggtctatccactgagccaaaccagctagggctttacaGGCCCTGTACTCAGCATgtcacatacatta
This region of Eptesicus fuscus isolate TK198812 chromosome 23, DD_ASM_mEF_20220401, whole genome shotgun sequence genomic DNA includes:
- the RITA1 gene encoding RBPJ-interacting and tubulin-associated protein 1; the protein is MPAVTWDHGQHEDPCGAAIRGMQTLHRQHRCRRGGYQVKARASYVDETLFGSPSGTRPAPPDFDPPWVEKADRTKGVGREAPRASRANGSCETTSSRGSTPTLTPRKKNKYRLISHTPSYCDESLFGSRPVGTCWEAPWMVKGGTSKLHTLFWTPPATPRGHPPHPRETPEHTIHPSAPTKTELREKSEAEKVSKGPLDSPRSLRRERAHSLTHLSVPGTGRPPTGGPHTRGPRDPRPSPSGVTFRSPLVTPRARSVSASVPATSQRGGATPRPKPPWK